The nucleotide sequence CGAGCGCGGCATCGGCCGCGCCACCGTCAACTACCTCGCCGCGCAGGGCTGGAACATCGGCATCATCGACCTCGACGACGCTGCTTGCAAGGCTGCCGCGAAGGAGATCGCCGCCGAATACGGTGTCCTAGCCCACGGCGTAGGCGCCAACGTTGCCAGCGAATCCGAAGTACGTGCAGCCATTGACGAGCTTGAGGCAGAACTGCCCCAGATCGTGGCACTGGCCAACGTTGCCGGCGTCAGCTCGCCCATCGGCTACCTCGAACTCGAGCCGGCCGAGTGGGACCGCGTGCTGAACATCAACCTCAACGGCGTCCACTACGCCACCCGGCGCGTTGCCGAATCCATGGTGAAGAACCGCATCGGACGAATCGTCAACATTTCATCGGTTTCCGCCCAGCGTGGCGGCGGCACGTTCTCCAAGACCCCGTACTCCGTGGCCAAGGCGGGCGTCATCGGACTGACCCGTGCTACGGCG is from Paenarthrobacter nicotinovorans and encodes:
- a CDS encoding SDR family NAD(P)-dependent oxidoreductase, which encodes MTFPAERTAIVTGAVSERGIGRATVNYLAAQGWNIGIIDLDDAACKAAAKEIAAEYGVLAHGVGANVASESEVRAAIDELEAELPQIVALANVAGVSSPIGYLELEPAEWDRVLNINLNGVHYATRRVAESMVKNRIGRIVNISSVSAQRGGGTFSKTPYSVAKAGVIGLTRATARELGEYDITVNAISPGPIDTDIMGGTLSQERKDELTKDLVVNRVGSTRDIAAAIAFLISEDSGYISGQTLNVDGGLYMH